TTCTCTGAAAGCCGTTCGCTTGCCGGCTCGCGACGCGGCTCCGCGTCACGCCCGGCGGCCGAGCGGCTACTATGGACTGGACACGGCGCTCGCGCGGCACGCCAGCCCGCGGGCGGGCGCGGCGCCGGGCACACGCGATCGAGGCGGCGGCAGGAGAGTCCAATGATGGCGGAGCACGACCGGCTGGAAGAGTCGCGCCAGCACACGGCGCCGTGGAAGCGCTGGGGGCCGTATCTTGCCGAGCGCCAGTGGGGCACGGTGCGCGAGGACTACTCCGAGTTCGGCGCCGCCTGGGACTACCTGCCCCACGACCACGCCCGCTCGCGCGCCTACCGCTGGGGCGAGGACGGCCTGCTCGGCATCTGCGACGACCACGGCCTGCTCTGCTTCGCCCTCGCCCTCTGGAACGGCGCCGACCCGATCCTCAAGGAGCGGCTGTTCGGCCTCAGCGGGCCGGAGGGCAACCACGGCGAAGACGTGAAGGAGTGCTACTTCTTCCTCGACAGCACGCCCACGCACTCCTACATGAAGGCGCTGTACAAGTACCCACAACGCGCCTTCCCCTACACCGACCTGCTCGAGGAGAACCGCCGCCGCGGCCGCGCCGCGCCCGAGTACGAGCTGATCGACACCGGCGTCTTCGCCGAGAACCGCTACTTCGACGTCCTGGTCGAATACGCCAAGGCCGCGCCGGACGACGTGCTGATCCGCGTCAGCGCCACAAACCGCGGGCCGGACCCGGCGCCGCTGCACCTGCTGCCCACGCTCTGGTTCCGCAACACCTGGAGCTGGCGCACGGGCGAGGCGCGGCCGGAGCTGCGCGCCGGCGGCCAGGCGCCGGACGGCAGCCGCCAGATCGTGGCGCAGCACCCGAGCGCGCCGCTGGCGCAGTACTGGCTCGCCTGCGAGGGCGCGCCGGCGCTGCTCTTCACCGAGAACGAGACCAACTTCCAGCGGCTGTACGGCTCCGCAAACCGCACGCCCTACGTCAAGGACGCCTTCCACGCGGCCGTCGTGCAGGGCGACGAGGAGGCCGGCAATCCGGCGCAGACGGGCACCAAAGCCGCCGCGCACTACGCGCAGACCGTCGCGCCGGGCGCGACCGCGACGGTGCGGCTGCGCCTCTCGCACGCCGCGCACGACGCGCCCTTCGCCGAGTTTGACGAGGTCTTCCGCCTGCGGCAGGCCGAGGCGAACGAGTTCTACGCGACCTTCACCAGCCCGGCCACCAGCGCCGACGAGCGCCTGGTGCAGCGCCAGGCGTTCGCCGGCATGCTCTGGAGCAAGCAGTTCTACGACTACGACGTCGCCGTCTGGCTGGACGGCGACCCGGCCGAGCCGCCACCGCCCGAACGGCGTAAGCACGGCCGCAATGCCGACTGGCGCCACCTCAACAACGCCAACATCATCTCCATGCCCGACACCTGGGAGTATCCGTGGTACGCGGCCTGGGACCTCGCCTTCCACTGCCTGCCGCTGGCGCTGATCGACCCGCACTTTGCCAAGCGCCAGCTCGTGCAGCTCACGCGCGAGTGGTACATGCATCCCAACGGCCAGTTGCCCGCCTACGAGTGGGCCTTCGGCGACGTGAATCCACCGGTGCACGCTTGGGCCGCCTGGCGCGTCTACAAGATCGAGCAGCGCCTCACGGGCACGGGCGACCGCGCCTTTCTGGAGCGCGTCTTCCACAAGCTCTTACTCAACTTCACCTGGTGGGTGAACCGCAAAGACCCCGAAGGCCGCAACGTCTTCCAGGGCGGCTTTCTCGGCCTGGACAACATCGGCGTCTTCGACCGCTCGGCGGCGCTGCCCGACGGCGGCCACATCGAGCAGAGCGACGGCACGAGCTGGATGGGCATGTTCAGCCTGAACATGATGACGATCGCGCTCGAGCTGGCGCTGAGCAACCCCGTCTACGAGGACATCGCCACCAAGTTCTTCGAGCACTTTCTCTTCATCGCCTCGGCCATGAACGACCTGGGCGGCACCGGCATCTCGCTCTGGGACGACGAGGACGAGTTCTTCTACGACGTGCTGAACGTGCCCGGCCGCTCGCCGCTGCGCATGAAGGTGCGCTCGCTCGTCGGGCTGATCCCGCTCTTCGCTGTGGAGACGGTCGAGCCGGCGGTGCTCGATCGGCTGCCCGCCTTCAAGCAGCGGCTGGAGTGGTTCCTGGAGCACCGGCCGGAGCTGGCGGCGCTCGTCTCACGCTGGTACGAGCCGGGGGCGGGCGAGCTGCGCCTGCTGGCGCTGGTGCGCGGCCACCGCATGAAGGCGCTGCTCAAGCGGGCGCTGGACCCCACCGAGTTTTTGAGCGACTACGGCGTGCGCTCGCTGAGCAAGTACCACAAGGACCACCCGTACTCGGTCGAGGCGGGCGGCATGGTGCACTCGGTGGACTACGAGCCGGCCGAATCGACCACCGGCCTGTTCGGCGGCAACTCGAACTGGCGCGGGCCGGTCTGGTTCCCGGTGAATTACCTGCTGATCGAGTCGCTGCAGAAGTTCCACCACTACTACAGCGACGACTTCAAGGTGGAATGCCCGACCGGCTCCGGCCGCTACCTGACGCTGATGGAGATCGCCAGCGAGCTGTCGCAGCGGCTGATGCGCATCTTCCTGCGCGACGAGCACGGCAGCCGCGCCGTCTTCGGCGGCAAGGCGCAGCTCAACACGGACCCGCGCTGGTGCGACTGTGTGCCCTTTTACGAATACTTCCACGGCGATACGGGCGCGGGCCTGGGCGCCGGCCACCAGACCGGCTGGACGGGCCTCGTCGCCAAGCTGATCGAGCAGCAGGGCCGCCTCAACCCGCACGAGCTGGGCGTGGGCTGAGCCGGCTGGCCTACCCGAACTTCGCCGCGGCGGCTGTCGCTGAGATTCGGGGATGCTACGTTTCCGGCATGGGCCGCAGCCAATCGATGTGCTGCATGCCGTTGGGATACGGCCCGGCGTAACGCGCCAGCGCCTGTGCGATGCGATCAAAGTTGGCTGCTTCCGGCGTCAGCGAGCGCGGCAGCAGGAGGATCCCCGCGTGCTGCCTGACACTGCGGGCGTACTCATCCGCGAGACCGATGAAGTCCTCCGGATCGTTAGTGACGAGGCAACAGCCGCAGGCAGCGGCGAAGGCGAGCTGCTCCGCATCGGTTGTGCCATCGTTGCCGCACTCGTGCGAGCACAGCGCGTCGATTCCGCGTTTGCGCACGAGTGCGGCGATCTCACACGACAGGTTTTCGTCGAGGTAGTAGCTGATCACCGCCGCGGCGGTGCAGTCGAGGGGTGTTCACGCCAGAGCCGGGCGAGGCGCTCCTCGCTCTG
The Dehalococcoidia bacterium genome window above contains:
- a CDS encoding glucosidase is translated as MMAEHDRLEESRQHTAPWKRWGPYLAERQWGTVREDYSEFGAAWDYLPHDHARSRAYRWGEDGLLGICDDHGLLCFALALWNGADPILKERLFGLSGPEGNHGEDVKECYFFLDSTPTHSYMKALYKYPQRAFPYTDLLEENRRRGRAAPEYELIDTGVFAENRYFDVLVEYAKAAPDDVLIRVSATNRGPDPAPLHLLPTLWFRNTWSWRTGEARPELRAGGQAPDGSRQIVAQHPSAPLAQYWLACEGAPALLFTENETNFQRLYGSANRTPYVKDAFHAAVVQGDEEAGNPAQTGTKAAAHYAQTVAPGATATVRLRLSHAAHDAPFAEFDEVFRLRQAEANEFYATFTSPATSADERLVQRQAFAGMLWSKQFYDYDVAVWLDGDPAEPPPPERRKHGRNADWRHLNNANIISMPDTWEYPWYAAWDLAFHCLPLALIDPHFAKRQLVQLTREWYMHPNGQLPAYEWAFGDVNPPVHAWAAWRVYKIEQRLTGTGDRAFLERVFHKLLLNFTWWVNRKDPEGRNVFQGGFLGLDNIGVFDRSAALPDGGHIEQSDGTSWMGMFSLNMMTIALELALSNPVYEDIATKFFEHFLFIASAMNDLGGTGISLWDDEDEFFYDVLNVPGRSPLRMKVRSLVGLIPLFAVETVEPAVLDRLPAFKQRLEWFLEHRPELAALVSRWYEPGAGELRLLALVRGHRMKALLKRALDPTEFLSDYGVRSLSKYHKDHPYSVEAGGMVHSVDYEPAESTTGLFGGNSNWRGPVWFPVNYLLIESLQKFHHYYSDDFKVECPTGSGRYLTLMEIASELSQRLMRIFLRDEHGSRAVFGGKAQLNTDPRWCDCVPFYEYFHGDTGAGLGAGHQTGWTGLVAKLIEQQGRLNPHELGVG
- a CDS encoding DUF5615 family PIN-like protein, translating into MISYYLDENLSCEIAALVRKRGIDALCSHECGNDGTTDAEQLAFAAACGCCLVTNDPEDFIGLADEYARSVRQHAGILLLPRSLTPEAANFDRIAQALARYAGPYPNGMQHIDWLRPMPET